Proteins encoded within one genomic window of Gadus macrocephalus chromosome 18, ASM3116895v1:
- the csdc2a gene encoding cold shock domain-containing protein C2a yields the protein MAEAGSSPQDEAPLPLPSPRTPLQLSFPFQREGSRVWDRERKPPVPPRDLPSPLPTKRTRTYSASVRATSGPVYKGVCRNFSRPRGHGFIQPSQGGEDIFVHISDIDGEYVPMEGDEVTYKVCPIPPKNQKIQAVEVVITHLNPGTKHETWAGQIISS from the exons atggCGGAGGCCGGCTCGTCCCCGCAGGACGAAGCCCCGCTGCCCCTCCCCTCGCCCCGCACCCCCCTGCAGCTCTCCTTCCCCTTCCAGAGGGAGGGCAGCCGCGTCTGGGACCGGGAGAGGAAGCCCCCAGTGCCCCCCCGGGACCTGCCCAGCCCCCTGCCCACCAAGAGGACCCGCACATACTCAGC TTCCGTGCGTGCCACCTCCGGTCCGGTCTACAAAGGGGTCTGCAGGAACTTCTCTCGGCCCCGGGGTCACGGCTTCATTCAGCCCTCCCAAGGGGGAGAAGACATCTTTGTCCACAtctctga TATTGATGGGGAATACGTGCCCATGGAAGGAGATGAAGTCACGTACAAGGTGTGCCCCATCCCTCCCAAGAACCAGAAGATCCAGGCAGTGGAGGTGGTGATCACCCACCTGAACCCAGGAACCAAGCACGAGACCTGGGCCGGGCAGATCATCAGCTCCTAG